A genomic window from Polaribacter gangjinensis includes:
- a CDS encoding SDR family NAD(P)-dependent oxidoreductase: MKTALITGATSGIGKATAELFAKNKIRLILCGRRGKRLAQLKEFLSDFTEVITLKFDVSKRKEVAEAIQSLPENFKKIDILINNAGNAHGLATIQDGEIDDWDAMLDINVKGLLYVTKAIIPQMIAQNDGFIVNIGSTAGKEVYKNGNVYCASKFAVNAINKSMRLDLNDYNIRVSAIHPGLVETEFSEVRFKGDTERAKNVYAGFKPLQATDIADIIHFVISRPYHVNIEDLVVFPTAQASATMIHKENF, translated from the coding sequence ATGAAAACAGCACTTATTACAGGAGCAACATCAGGCATTGGAAAAGCAACAGCAGAGTTATTTGCAAAAAATAAAATCAGACTGATACTTTGCGGAAGAAGAGGAAAAAGATTGGCACAACTAAAAGAATTTTTAAGCGATTTTACAGAAGTAATCACCTTAAAATTTGATGTTTCTAAAAGAAAAGAAGTTGCTGAAGCCATACAATCATTGCCAGAAAATTTTAAGAAAATCGATATTCTCATCAATAATGCAGGCAATGCTCATGGTTTGGCAACAATTCAAGATGGTGAGATAGATGATTGGGATGCCATGTTAGATATCAATGTAAAAGGATTGCTGTATGTAACCAAAGCAATTATTCCACAAATGATTGCTCAAAATGACGGTTTTATTGTAAATATTGGATCAACTGCAGGAAAAGAAGTTTATAAAAACGGAAACGTATATTGTGCTTCAAAATTTGCGGTAAATGCCATCAACAAATCAATGCGTTTGGATTTGAATGATTATAACATTCGTGTTTCTGCCATTCATCCTGGGTTGGTTGAAACCGAATTTTCTGAAGTTCGTTTTAAAGGCGATACAGAAAGAGCAAAAAATGTTTATGCGGGTTTTAAACCGTTACAAGCCACAGATATTGCAGATATTATTCATTTTGTTATTTCAAGACCTTATCATGTAAATATTGAAGATTTGGTTGTTTTTCCAACTGCACAAGCGAGTGCAACAATGATACATAAAGAGAATTTTTAA
- a CDS encoding four helix bundle protein — MAHFKSFENLQVYKEAVVFCDEIWKVIINTSLSKDYKLREQINGSSGSIMDNIAEGFGRGGNKEFIMFLSYVRGSCCESKAQLLRAFNRNHISKDLFMKLDLDANNLIDQLSKFINYLKTSEKKGSKYD, encoded by the coding sequence ATGGCGCATTTTAAATCATTTGAAAATTTACAGGTATATAAAGAGGCTGTTGTATTTTGTGATGAAATTTGGAAAGTTATAATAAATACTTCGTTATCTAAAGATTATAAACTTAGAGAGCAAATAAATGGTTCTTCAGGTTCAATCATGGATAATATAGCTGAAGGATTTGGAAGAGGAGGAAATAAGGAGTTTATTATGTTTTTAAGCTATGTAAGAGGCTCTTGCTGTGAAAGTAAAGCACAACTTTTGAGAGCGTTTAATAGAAATCATATCTCAAAAGATCTTTTTATGAAGCTAGATTTAGATGCAAATAATTTGATTGACCAATTGTCTAAGTTTATAAATTATCTAAAAACCTCTGAAAAAAAAGGATCAAAATATGATTAA